A stretch of the Capsicum annuum cultivar UCD-10X-F1 chromosome 10, UCD10Xv1.1, whole genome shotgun sequence genome encodes the following:
- the LOC107854574 gene encoding protein PLANT CADMIUM RESISTANCE 10, with product MVQKNYAPPPYIPLDQSDAEVPRVSTAEENQQIKKDDHAPWSSGICACFDDPQSCFIGLLCPCYLFGKNADFLGSGTLMGSCTTHFILWALFNTICCFLTEGILLGLPGCFVACYACGYRKTLRSKYNLQEAPCGDFATHFFCHLCAICQEYREIRERSSDSNSSDLSLVVVTAPPVQKMETAPANE from the exons TATTCCTCTGGATCAGTCAGATGCAGAAGTACCACGAGTTTCTACCGCAGAAGAAAATCAACAGATCAAAAAAGATGACCATGCTCCATGGAGTTCTGGAATCTGTGCTTGTTTTGATGATCCACAGAGCT GCTTTATTGGACTTCTTTGCCCTTGCTATCTGTTTGGAAAAAATGCGGACTTCTTGGGGTCGGGAACCTTGATGGGATCATGTACAACTCACTTTATTTTGTGGGCGCTTTTCAACACAATTTGCTGCTTCTTAACCGAAGGCATTCTTCTGGGTCTGCCTGGGTGCTTTGTTGCATGTTATGCCTGCGGCTATCGAAAGACATTGAGATCAAAGTACAATCTTCAG GAAGCTCCGTGTGGAGACTTTGCGACACACTTTTTCTGCCACTTGTGTGCCATATGCCAGGAGTACCGAGAGATCCGTGAAAGATCTTCAGATTCAAACTCATCTGATCTTAGCTTAGTGGTAGTTACAGCTCCTCCAGTTCAGAAAATGGAAACAGCTCCTGCAAACGAATAG